In Deinococcus sp. JMULE3, the genomic window GGGCAGCGCCTGAAAGGCCAGACCGTCGTGTACACCCAGGAGGCGAACAGCCCCTGGGCCGGACCGCTGGTGTCGCTGCGCGACAGCCCCGCCCTGACGAAACTCATCCTGGACAAGGTGAAGTGACCGCCCGCCTGACCCTCTGCGCCGACGAGTCCCGCGCGGCGGGCGAGGACCCCATCGGCACCGCGCCCCACTGGGCGGAGGTGACGGTGCTGGAACTGGACGTGCCCGTCTGGGCGCAGCTGCGCAGCGTGGACACCTGGACGCCCGCGCAGTCGGCAGTCTTCGCCGCGCTGCGGGGGAAGGTCGAGTCGAGCGGCGCGGGCTTCGGGCTGCTCATGAGCGCGCCACTGGCCCCCGGCGCGCCGCTGCGCGTGCGGCATTACGTGCGCGGCCCCGGCGGGTACCGCAGGCAGGACTACGCCGCCGACCTGCCGCAGAGCGAGTGGGCGCGCGGGCTGCACGACACCCTGATCGAACCGGCGCGGCTGAGCGACTGGGAGGCCGTCCCGGCACCGGATCGGGGCGCGGACCTGCACGTCTGCACGCACGGCACCGTGGACGCCGCCTGCGGCCGCTACGGCGTG contains:
- a CDS encoding sucrase ferredoxin — protein: MTARLTLCADESRAAGEDPIGTAPHWAEVTVLELDVPVWAQLRSVDTWTPAQSAVFAALRGKVESSGAGFGLLMSAPLAPGAPLRVRHYVRGPGGYRRQDYAADLPQSEWARGLHDTLIEPARLSDWEAVPAPDRGADLHVCTHGTVDAACGRYGVPVHAALRSAGERAWRTGHFGGHRFAATAVELPSGLLWAHLTPALAVQVARREVSPAEVAGHLRGFAGLSARAQVLDRALLIRHGWDWLNAQRDAEVDGDLVTLTATVNGQTRTYRAAVTDAEPLLLPGSSHTPDRAPVRQYHLGEVAGP